The region AGCGTGGGCAGCACCACACTCGTACCGGCGGTGTAACGGCTGAGGTCGTTGCTGGAGACGAGCCGCACCTTGGCACGGGGATCCACGTCGGACAGCCCCAGCTTCCACGCCGCCAACGCGGCGATCGCCTCGGTCATCGCCCGCGGCACCGGCGTCCCCGCCCCGAACGTACCAATGGCCGCGATCCCCGCGGTGCCATGGTTGAACCCCTGCGTATGCGCTCCGGTGACGGCCCGGTCGACCCCACCCGCCCGCCCCTCGTAGATCGTGCCGCAGCGGTCGACGAGGAAGTTGTACCCGATGTCGTCCCACCGCCGGACACCGGTCTGACCGGCGTACAGGGAGCGGATGATGCGGGGCACGTCGGCGCACTCGTACGCGTTCGGCGAGTCGGTGTGGTGCACGAAGACCGCGACGACGTGGTCGTCGTAGCGGGCGGGCGGCTGCGTGTGCGTGCTCCCGGCGTCCAGCCACCGCGACCGCGGCACGATGACCGGCCGCGCCGCGCGATGCGGACCCGCGGGGAGCGGCGCGGCCACCGGCCGCTCGCGCCCGGGGTCGACCGGCCGGTCGACCCCCGCCGCACACAC is a window of Streptomyces sp. NBC_00271 DNA encoding:
- a CDS encoding peptidoglycan recognition protein family protein, with the protein product MRVFRKARGAWTRLARWVWARRAAVVVLGCVPGLLAVLALGVCAAGVDRPVDPGRERPVAAPLPAGPHRAARPVIVPRSRWLDAGSTHTQPPARYDDHVVAVFVHHTDSPNAYECADVPRIIRSLYAGQTGVRRWDDIGYNFLVDRCGTIYEGRAGGVDRAVTGAHTQGFNHGTAGIAAIGTFGAGTPVPRAMTEAIAALAAWKLGLSDVDPRAKVRLVSSNDLSRYTAGTSVVLPTLVGHDAGFMTNCPGAALTSRLPGIRSRAAHLQGR